One Halostagnicola kamekurae DNA segment encodes these proteins:
- a CDS encoding tRNA (guanine(26)-N(2))-dimethyltransferase codes for MRVTEGTAELEVPGEQTDGFEESVFYNPRQELNRDLTIAALRAFREREPRAETYLDAMTASGVRGVRAATDGWDVTCCDVDSEAVSLARENLERNDCEATVERANANALMHESMFDVIDLDPFGTPMPFADAAFANCHNLVCVTATDTAPLCGAHLNSGIRSYGSVPRNTDYHTEMGVRTLLSALARSAARFDVGVTPILTHATSHYVRTYLELDRKASAADGAIEHLGYISHCEDCLHRESAAGLIADPLERCPNCGGERILVAGPVWLGAIQDEEFLESVRGHLTGEFETAETARELLETLVAELEVPTYYDQHKLCKNWGLPANAMDDFLDALKEAGHRTSRTHYGGTTFKSDATVEEIFDATAADLRE; via the coding sequence ATGCGCGTTACGGAGGGGACCGCGGAACTCGAGGTTCCCGGCGAACAGACGGACGGGTTCGAGGAGTCGGTCTTTTACAACCCGCGCCAGGAGTTGAACCGCGACCTGACGATCGCCGCCCTGCGGGCGTTTCGAGAGCGGGAGCCTCGGGCGGAGACGTACCTGGACGCGATGACTGCAAGCGGGGTTCGCGGCGTTCGCGCGGCGACGGACGGCTGGGACGTCACCTGCTGTGACGTCGATTCCGAGGCCGTCTCGCTCGCCCGGGAGAACCTCGAACGAAACGACTGCGAGGCGACCGTCGAGCGGGCGAACGCGAACGCCCTGATGCACGAGTCGATGTTCGACGTGATCGACCTCGATCCGTTCGGGACGCCGATGCCGTTCGCCGACGCGGCCTTTGCGAACTGTCACAACCTCGTCTGTGTCACCGCGACCGACACAGCACCGCTTTGTGGTGCCCACCTCAACAGCGGGATCCGGTCGTACGGCTCGGTGCCGCGAAACACCGACTATCACACCGAGATGGGCGTTCGAACCCTCCTCTCGGCGCTCGCCCGAAGCGCCGCTCGTTTCGACGTCGGCGTCACGCCGATCCTGACCCACGCGACGAGCCACTACGTTCGAACGTACCTCGAGCTCGACCGCAAAGCGTCCGCGGCCGACGGGGCCATAGAGCACCTCGGTTACATCTCTCACTGCGAGGACTGTCTCCACCGCGAGTCGGCAGCAGGTCTTATCGCGGACCCGCTCGAGCGCTGTCCGAACTGCGGCGGCGAGCGGATCCTCGTCGCCGGCCCGGTCTGGCTCGGCGCGATTCAGGACGAGGAGTTCCTCGAGTCGGTTCGCGGCCACCTCACCGGCGAGTTCGAGACCGCGGAGACGGCCCGAGAGCTACTCGAGACGCTCGTGGCCGAACTCGAGGTGCCGACGTACTACGACCAGCACAAACTCTGTAAGAACTGGGGGCTTCCCGCGAACGCGATGGACGACTTTCTCGACGCCCTCAAGGAAGCGGGCCATCGAACCTCCAGAACCCACTACGGCGGGACGACGTTCAAATCCGACGCGACCGTCGAGGAGATTTTCGACGCGACCGCCGCAGACCTCCGCGAGTAG
- a CDS encoding DUF2391 family protein, protein MRIRRPHRPPQFRLADSAQQIVGGFLLAGPFVVTEEVWDLASNMSLAQGLATTAIVFAIGYATLYKADSTRDPEIEQELAGIPIRFISLMCVSFGSVAMLALLFDAPDTFLESGQTSVQTLLITFKAVSIGSLFSVVGAATADSVFSK, encoded by the coding sequence ATGAGAATACGGCGACCGCACCGGCCACCCCAATTTCGACTCGCCGACTCCGCTCAACAGATCGTCGGCGGGTTTTTGCTAGCGGGGCCGTTCGTCGTGACCGAGGAGGTGTGGGACCTCGCGAGCAACATGAGCCTCGCTCAGGGACTGGCTACGACGGCGATCGTGTTCGCCATCGGCTACGCGACGCTGTACAAAGCCGACTCCACTCGAGATCCGGAGATCGAACAGGAACTGGCCGGGATCCCGATCCGATTCATCTCGCTGATGTGTGTCTCGTTCGGATCGGTGGCGATGCTTGCGCTCCTGTTCGACGCTCCCGACACGTTCCTCGAGTCCGGCCAAACGAGTGTCCAGACGTTGCTGATCACGTTCAAAGCCGTGAGTATCGGTTCGCTTTTCAGCGTCGTCGGCGCGGCGACGGCAGACAGCGTCTTTTCGAAATAA